In a genomic window of Candidatus Methylomirabilota bacterium:
- the hpt gene encoding hypoxanthine phosphoribosyltransferase, translating to MIQDLAEVLISEEAIAHRIRELGAAISRDYVGRELVLAGVLRGASFFLADLARAISIPLTIDFISISSYGPATKASGVVGIRKDLDESISGRDLLVVEDIVDTGLTLSYLLKIFRARQPSSLQICTFLDRKVRRIIDLPIAYRGFEIPEQFIVGYGLDYNQRYRNLPCIGVLRPELMAER from the coding sequence ATGATTCAGGACCTTGCGGAGGTATTGATATCCGAAGAGGCGATTGCGCATCGCATCAGAGAACTCGGAGCCGCAATTTCGAGGGATTACGTGGGCAGAGAGTTGGTACTTGCCGGTGTGCTGAGGGGGGCCTCGTTCTTCCTGGCCGATCTGGCACGGGCCATATCCATTCCGCTTACTATCGATTTTATTTCTATTTCAAGCTATGGCCCGGCAACGAAAGCCTCCGGCGTCGTCGGCATCAGAAAAGACCTCGATGAAAGTATTAGCGGTCGGGACCTCCTGGTGGTGGAAGATATTGTAGACACCGGCCTCACCCTCAGTTACCTGCTGAAGATCTTTCGGGCCCGTCAGCCGTCCAGTCTGCAGATCTGTACGTTCTTGGACCGAAAGGTGCGGCGTATTATTGACCTCCCCATTGCCTATCGGGGGTTTGAAATCCCTGAGCAGTTTATCGTCGGCTACGGCCTCGATTACAATCAACGCTACCGTAACCTTCCGTGCATCGGTGTTCTGAGGCCCGAACTGATGGCCGAGAGATGA